The Paraburkholderia agricolaris genome includes the window GGTCTTACCGCTCGCCGTGCGGATCATGCCGGGCGCAACTTCCGCCACGGTCTCGCCGATCATCAGCTTCACGCCGAGCTTGGTAAGCAATTCGGCGGTGGCGGTCGATACACGCTCCTGCAAAGCCGGCAAAATGCGCGGCCCCGCCTCGATCAGCACAATGCCGACGTCGTGCCGCGGATCGAGCTTATGCAAGCCGTAAGCGGACAGCACCTGGGCCGTATTGCGCAACTCAGCCGAGAGTTCGACGCCCGTCGCGCCGCCGCCGACGATCGCCACCTGGATGCGCGGCTCGGAAGAAACCGCCGTGCCCGGGGTCGATTCAACGGGTTCATGCGCCTGATGCTCCGCGCGCATGCAGGCCGCGATCAGGCGCTTGCGAAAGCGCTCCGCCTGGGCGACCGTATCGAGCGCGAGCGAGAACTCGGGCGCGCCCTTCACGCCGAAGAACGCCGTAGTGCTGCCGATCGCGATGATCAGCGTGTCGTATTCGAGTTCGCGTGCGGGCAGCAGTTCGGCGCCGTCGTCGTCGAGCACGGTGCCGAGCGTCAGACGTTTGTTCGCACGGTCCAGACCCGTCAGATCACCCTGCTGAAACTCGAAGCCGTGCCAGCGCGCTTGCGCCGCATATTCGAGCTCCTGGGTGAACGGGTCCATGCTGCCGGCTGCCACTTCATGCAGCAGCGGCTTCCAGATATGGGTTGGATTGCGGTCGACGAGCGTCACTTGCGCGCGCACGCCGCCTTTGTTCTTGTGGGGCGCATAGCGGTCGCCTAAGCGCGTCGCCAGTTCCAGCCCCCCCGCGCCTCCGCCAACGACGATAAAACGATGCATTGAACTCTCCGTATTTGCCGATGGGTTATGCGTCGCGACGGCGCGCCTCAAGCCTCACCCAGGCTTCAAGGGCGCGCCGCCTGTCTTGACCGATTGTCCGCGAGCGGCACGGGTTGTCACAAGCTATCAATACGCATATGTGACATGTGCACGACGTTATCGCCTTTCAGGCGCCCCGTCACATGCACGTCAATGCGCTTCCTCCCAGTTCAGACCGGCGCCCACTTCGGCGACCAGCGGCACTTTCAGCGCGGCGACACCGCACATCAGTTCCGGCAAACGCTTACGTACATCGGACAATTCCGCGTCCGGCACTTCGAGAATCAGTTCGTCGTGCACCTGCATGATCATGCGCGTACCGACTTTCGACTCTTCGATCCAGTT containing:
- a CDS encoding NAD(P)/FAD-dependent oxidoreductase, which gives rise to MHRFIVVGGGAGGLELATRLGDRYAPHKNKGGVRAQVTLVDRNPTHIWKPLLHEVAAGSMDPFTQELEYAAQARWHGFEFQQGDLTGLDRANKRLTLGTVLDDDGAELLPARELEYDTLIIAIGSTTAFFGVKGAPEFSLALDTVAQAERFRKRLIAACMRAEHQAHEPVESTPGTAVSSEPRIQVAIVGGGATGVELSAELRNTAQVLSAYGLHKLDPRHDVGIVLIEAGPRILPALQERVSTATAELLTKLGVKLMIGETVAEVAPGMIRTASGKTVRADLTVWAAGIKAPAILSELDGLPVNRLGQLIVRRTLQTEIDDNIFALGDCAACPWPGNERNVPPRAQAAHQQASFLMKALAARLENKPLPEFTYRDFGSLVSLGHFSAVGNLMGGVIGGNMLIEGLFARFMYMSLYRLHIAALHGYARMVLDTFAHWLRRTTLPRVKLH